GCTGGCAGATCCCACGATGAGTGCTGACCTCGCGACGTGGGTGGAAGGTCCCACGAGGACTGCTGCTGCGAGAAACCAGGCCGAAGCGAGCCCGACGCAGAATTAGGGTTTGGGCGAAAGCCCTCAAATCGCCCAGAACATGTCGTGGTCGCCGGCAGAGGCGGTGTGACGACGGATGCGGCTGAGAACGGTGGAGTGAACGGCAAGGGGGCCTTCAGCGAGCGAGGAGGCTCACGACTGTGcggcggctccggctccggccgAAGCGTGTGACGCGTGGGCGGGCGGCGATAGTACTCGTCCATGCGTGTCTCCAATCTCGCCATGCCCGCCATCACGTGCTCGAACATGACCCTAATCGGATTCAGGGAGGACGACTCCACCGTCGGTGACAGCACCGGGTCCGTGACAACCGGCAGGGAACACATCTGTTCCGGCCGACCTCCGAACGACTGAGACTCCGACATGAGTTCAACAAtggaagcaccaattgttaagggcaccaattgttaagggtgcactcccttaacaagattccggcgACGACGAGAGGTCGACGGCGAGAAAATAAAAGTGGACGTCACGGGCTTTCCCCGGGAACAGCTCCAAAACTAGGATTTTCTATGGAAAGCAAGTAATTTGCGTGAAAGTAAAAGgcataaactaaaataatataatgtTCTTCTTCATTGATTGATTAAAGAGAATtacaatagccctatttataataagcaAAAGATATGAAAGGATAATGTTAAATCAATGCTAAACTAActaagagagatttggggatattcttggagatattcacgtatcaactcccccacggttgaaatccaccttgtcctcaaggtgggaaccacgacacAACGACGAGCGTCACGAACAGAAGCTCGAGCGAGATActccctcctggatcaaacttGAGCCGTCGCTGTTGATAACGGATCGAACTTTGCAAACTTGACCGGCACCATGATTCAATTACGCCTGTGAACATAATATATGATCTTGAACTCTTGGAGTTGATCTGTGTTGCTCTAATATTTCTATCAAACAGGCTAGTAATTAGGACAGCGAAATCCTCATAGCAGACAACATTCTCCTCAACAAAAGTCTTTACATCATCTTGTATTGCCAATTCCCGATGCTCTGGAACAATAAGATCACCAAACTTCCTATCATATGCCCCGACGAGCACTTGCGGCTGCATATTGTCCGTTTTGACGATCACTTCCAGGGACTCGTCGTTTGGCTTGACGATCACTTCCAGGGACTCGTCGTTTGGCTTGACGATCACTTGCGGCGGCATATTGTCCGCGACTGTTGTGGCTGCTGTCAACAGCGGGCGCTGATAATGCTCGTCGACTCTCCCCCACTGCCAATCTCGATACGGCGGTTCTGGTCTCTCCCTCGCCCAATCAGAAAAGGGCGGCTTCGGATCGGGCCTGGGCTGTGGAGGCGCATGGTGCGAACGCGACGCGGCTGGCAGATCCCACGATGAGTGCTGACCTCGCGACGTGGGTGGAAGGTCCCACGAGGACTGCTGCTGCGAGAAACCAGGCCGAAGCGAGCCCGACGCAGAATTAGGGTTTGGGCGAAAGCCCTCAAATCGCCCAGAACATGTCGTGGTCGCCGGCAGAGGCGGTGTGACGACGGATGCGGCTGAGAACGGTGGAGTGAACGGCAAGGGGGCCTCCAGCGAGCGAGGAGGCTCACGACTGTGcggcggctccggctccggccgAAGCGTGTGACGCGAGGGCGGGCGGCGATAGTACTCGTCCATGCGTGTCTCCAATCTCGCCATGCCCGCCATCACGTGCTCGAACATGACCCTAATCGGATCCAGGGAGGACGACTCCACCGTCGGTGACAGCACCGGGTCTGTGACAACCGGCAGGGAACACATCTGTTCCGGCCGACCTCCGAACGACTGAGACTCCGACATGAGTTCAACAAtggaagcaccaattgttaagggcaccaattgttaagggtgcactcccttaacaagattccggcgACGACGAGAGGTCGACGGCGAGAAAATAAAAGTGGACGTCACGGGCTTTCCCCGGGAACAGCTCCAAAACTAGGATTTTCTATGGAAAGCAAGTAATTTGCGTGAAAGTAAAAGgcataaactaaaataatataatgtTCTTCTTCATTGATTGATTAAAGAGAATtacaatagccctatttataataagcaAAAGATATGAAAGGATAATGCTAAATCAATGCTAAACTAActaagagagatttggggatattCTTGGAGATATTCACGTATCACTGCGCCTCCGGTCcagtttgacactttctccttcaatgacttggggatagatctTTCCGGTAttccggatgctcccgttcaaacggggggcgcagggcggggtcggggcgccccaaagaagaaaggcaaggggaaaagggtcggcgagtcctcgcagccgggtgaggacgacaacgCGGTAcagaggaggtggacggacgcggagaacgtcgcgctgtccaaggcgtgggtgagtgtttgcgacgatcctctcgtttcgaacaaccagaggatcgttaACTTgcggggcaagatagcagcagcctacaagaggttttgcccggaggggaggccacgcaatggggaggattgccggaaggcgtgggaccgaatcagggttgcggtctcccgattttcgggcttgtacaccaacgccctccgcatgatgagcagtgggcaaactgaggacgactgcaggaggatagcggagaaagccttccccctgaagggggtgtacaaggacttcacctactggaactgctatcttgtgctgaacgaatccgagaagttccgagtaggtgtcgactctggctggccgaagaagcaacgactgaactattccggtgatttcagcggcagtagcggtggttcccacgacctccctgagacggcccaggaggtcccgacccctcgttcgtttgctcgccatactcgcccggttgggcacaggcgggctcaacgggaggcgatgGGGGTCGCcgggaggatttttagtgctgatgatgtggcagtggctaggctatggctgggctattactgggctattcctattgtggatggcctaaagcACTTATCATTATCTCTAGCTTGTTTGAAATTTTGACGAAGATAAAACTTTGATACTAGAAGAAAGTTTATTAAAGCGATTCATTTATctaaaaataagaatatataTTCAAAATCATTCAATTTCTAATCAGTCCCTCGATCCAACACATATATATCAAAgtaatatttttatgatttttcatTAAAGAATGTTTGACTTTGACTAAGATTTACACCATATGCAAAAACTATgtcttagagtgtccactataaggcgaaCACCCCCAATAGCCCCACCtcattttttgtccatagccccagttttgttatccatagccccaaaactttgtttccgccactataatgGACACCTCcgatagcccccaaattttataatcaattttcattttataatgtttcaagtaattatgaataaatttaccgggctatacgtaattagaagaagacgactatacgaattaaaattaaaattataattaaaattaaatttaaaattaaatttacacactaaattaaaatttaaattaaaattaaaattacacactaaatttaatctagtacaaatcactaaGATGTTTACACTGCgccaccacctcccctacgttcccacacttcttcaatcaaatcggcctgaagtgtgttatgtgatgtggtcctgcgcatatcagtgaagcgttggatcaaatattcagtggtacgcccatctggatcggcacggaggcaacaccgtgacttgtacttgcgccctcttccagcgcccatcgctctgccgcaaatccttcatcttctattatcatattatgcaatatgatacatgctaacataatattcgcgacatcatcttcgtgccaaactcgtgccgaacaccgtataatagcccaccgcaattggaggacaccaaaagcccgctcaacatccttcctagcactctcttgtttgcgcacaaaatattgtttcatcggtccaaccggttggcggacagtcttcacgaatacgggccaccgcggatatatcccatctgccaaatagtagcccctactgtactgcgtgccgttggctacgaagctgatttctggaccctccccccgacactcctcgttgaagagcggcgacgactgaagaacattgatgtcgttgttcgaacctgccacaccgaaatacgcatgccagatccgcagacggtagtccgcaacggcttccagaatcattgttggatgtttgcttttgaatccagttgtgaactggcctttccatgccacggggcgttcctccactcccaatgcatgcaatcgatgcttcctaacattcctgggaacccgtgcatcgaaccgtgcatatccagtaggcgctgacactcatccggggtgggcttccgtagaaactccccaccgaaaatttcccggatccccttacagaacttcctaagcaccgtgaggccagtcgtctcacccatctgtaggtattcatcgaacatgttCGCTAgtccggcgtaggcaagctgccggattgcatcggtgcacttctgttgcatagacagcccgatccggccagccgcatcacgccggagggtgaagcaccggtaacgctctaccaaattcgtcgctatatagttgaacagccgttgcgacatcctgaatctccgccggaatatctcgggtggataacggaggttatccacaaagtaatcatccaatagacgctggtgcgcaccgacgtggtctcgtgggattgtccgccgatgagtaatggcacgagggatcgcatcctccgcctcctccgccaaacgggccgcatcctcctgggcggcctggtgttgcacctgttgaatcagagcattccagctgtctctccacaaattgttcatttctgaccacaaattgtagtgagagaaatttttagTGATGtcgagttggaatggtgtgaaaataacgaatggagtggggtgtatttataggtgaattaaaatgaaaaaaaatgaaaatcgtCAACCGGCGCGGCGGACAGTGCCGCCACTACAGGCGCCGCGCCTATCGCCACGTCTGCCCCGGAGGAGCCGCGACCTTGCCCCGGAGTCGGCTGAAGCCCGTCCGCCGCCTACCGCCCCCATTTCGGTGTCCGCCCCGCGGGCGGACACCAACTCCACTATAACCGCCCCCGCTTCCGCCCCCAACCGCGGCTATAACCGCCCCCaaccgcggctatagccgcggatATCCATAGTGGAGCAAATACACTGGAATGCATAATATATactcaaaattttgaattttaagctACATGTTATAAATTTGTCTTTGATCTCATTTTTCACATCATAATACTACTTATGTTTGTTTGGAAAGTGGAAACATCCGAGATTTCCAAAGTTCATAATCTTACAAACACTCGATCAATTTTAAAACATTACACAAAATACCTAAATTAATAAACGTGCCCACAACAAAATATTAGAACCAATTACTCAACAATTATCAAACTTACCACAAATAGTAGAACCAATTACTCGACAATTATCAAAATAGACAACTCCACCTTAACTTTCTCTCATTAAGTGGATACCAAAAATCAACAATTTTAAATTGCATGAAATATTCACCGCATCTCCCGCCTCCTCCGCCGTATAAAAACCCCGCCACCTCCCGCCGTGAAAATCATTCTTGAGCGCTTGCAATCTCTTCTCTAATTATTCTCAAACATAATTAGAGAAAACATTGCTTCAAGATAATCTCCAAGAATCAATAATAAagccataacaaaaaaaaacacaattaaatagaaaatggcCCGCCAATTGATCGTTCTTGCCCTCCTCTTCTCCGCCGCCTTCGCCGCCGCGGTTTCCGCCCAATCCCCATCCGCCGCTCCCTCGGCCTTGCCCGCGGCAGCGCCTTCAAAGGCCGCCGCCACCACCCCTGCCGCGGCCCCCAAAGCCGCAGCAGTTCCCGCCGCGGCTCCGAGCAAGATCGCCGCCACTCCCACGGCCGCCGTTCCGGCCGCCGCGGAGGAGGAGGCTGTAACTCCAGCCAGCGAAGCCTCTCCCGCCGCCGCCCCCGGAGACGCTCCGGCTGAGGCACCGCTTGCCGATGGGCCTGAGGTGGCTGACGAAGCTATGCCGGCAGCTGATGCTGCCACTGGCGCCGCCGCTGGTTTGGAGTTGTCAGccgtcgtgggaaccgccgccgccgccggagtGTTCTTCTTCTAAATGTGTTACGAAAATCATTGATTAGTTTAATTTGTGCTTTTAATCAGATCAAAAGATCAACGGGTAGATTTGCATATTTACATTACTCCATTTGGTATGTATGAATAAAAAGAGCAAGAACATTTTCACATTTTGAGCGTTAACATTTTGCAATTCACTATACTTTTTTACAAGAATTCCACGTAAGAATTTAAGTAACACTATCTTTTGTAGGGCACCATAGTTGATTCCTACTAGTATCTATATTTTGAAAACGAATCAGAattcatttattataaatagtagtagtgaACATTTTCCTCTCATTGTACACCACCAAGATATCGTTCGACTATCCTAGTCGTCTCTCATCCTATTTCACAACTCTAACTTGACAAACTTCATTTGCGGAAAACACCCGTTCAACTGATGCAGTCCCTACAGGCAAAAGTATGACCAATTTAATCAACCGATAAACCAGTGGAAAGATTCCATCTTTCATCATTTTAACCATCTTATTTGAAAGAGTTCCTAAGTCTTCAATATTAGAGAAACGTTTATCTCTTCTTGCATCAATCACAAAAGATTGAAGCTGGTGAGGTAAAACCGTTTTATCTTTTCTTGCATCAATCTTCAACATTAGAGAAACGTTTATCTCTTCTTATATAATGAGATCCCCATCGAGCATCACCAGGTCTATGCAATGAAGTTTCTTGATTTAGACCTGTACCAGAATTGATTTGCTCTTTTCAATCATTTCAACCATTCTATTGTTAGAGTTTTATATACTTTAAATCAACTTTCGAGGGAAAAATAAGCAAATTGCGTCCAAGAAGAGGCGAATGATAACAAGTTATTCATGGCGGTTGTAGACGCCGTGGATGTGCCGAATGATGTGTGGTTAGTGGATAGTGGTTGCTCAAATCACATGTGTTCCAAGAAGGAGATATTCATAGAGCTTGATGAATCTCGCAAGATTCAAGTCAGGCTAGGTGATGACAAATCTATTCAAGTAGATGGGAAAGGTACTGTTGCAGTAAAGGATGGTCATGGTAACACCAAACTCATTTATGATGTCTATTTTATTCCACACTTGGCACATAATTTATTGACTGTCGGGCAATTGATATCTACTGGATATATGGTGGTGTTTGATGATCGTTTCTGTGTCATCAAAGAAAAGAAATCTGGGCAAATCATTGCAAAGGTTTGCATGATGGAGAATAGAATGTTTCCGCTACGAATGTCAAATGTGGAGAAATACGTTCTTGTTTCTGGCACGCAAGAGGCGTCGAGGCTGTGGCATTTACGATATGGGCATCTCAACACCAATAGATTAAAACTCCTACGGGAGAAAGGTATGGTTCATGGGCTGCCTAAAATTGATGATTTTGATTTATGTGAAGGATGTATCTATGGGAAACAGACGAGGAAATCCTTTCCTAGTGGTGTATCGTGGAGAACTTCTAACTGTCTTGAGCTCATTCACGCTGATTTGTGTGGACCTATAAATACGGAGTCGATTGGTGGAAGTCGGTATTTCTTTCT
This sequence is a window from Salvia splendens isolate huo1 chromosome 5, SspV2, whole genome shotgun sequence. Protein-coding genes within it:
- the LOC121804149 gene encoding transcriptional regulatory protein AlgP-like — encoded protein: MARQLIVLALLFSAAFAAAVSAQSPSAAPSALPAAAPSKAAATTPAAAPKAAAVPAAAPSKIAATPTAAVPAAAEEEAVTPASEASPAAAPGDAPAEAPLADGPEVADEAMPAADAATGAAAGLELSAVVGTAAAAGVFFF